From Candidatus Pedobacter colombiensis, one genomic window encodes:
- a CDS encoding SusC/RagA family TonB-linked outer membrane protein: MKKLLQGLFILMFIAGAAMAQDRTITGTVTGKDDGLPIPGISVKIIGTTIGTSTDANGKYAVKLASQSASLEFSSIGYLKQVIAVGSSNVINVVLVTDAKELGEVVVTANAIVREKRTIGYSAPTVKSDELTQGGSPSALSSLAGKVAGVNISSTSGSPGSSARVVLRGGSSISGSNQALIVVDGMPIDNSSVIGGLAAAGGGASPLSSVDFGNRGNDLNPDDIESVTVLKGPAAAALYGSRASNGALVITTKSGTQNASKTSITFNSNNTFSSVLKLPELQQEYGQGDGGVSILKENGSWGPALTGIVQPWGQQIDGVRQMKPFSAVPNNIRNFFETGYAADNNLSFSGGGEKTSFYLGLSSLNSDGIFPGNYDYYNKYGVRFNGKTEFSNKFSAGVSFNYNRIDANEVAGGQGGSSVYNNVLQTPIDIDFRSLKDLNNKYNGYGITTDDGVFHPNNYGYYGAYTTNPYWILQNYSNLDNVSRVTGNFNLGYKPYSWLNVQERVGIDTYNDRRRILAPKYNYSPIDTTPAYAGTTPRTNVGSYEIDEYNVMELAHDLMITATYKFNDDFSGSLMIGNNIRQRSTTSMNSATNGTGGLVVPGWYNLSNSNGPVNIALDNLSKRRLVGLYADLNLAYKTYLFLEATARNDWSSTLPVQNNSFFYPSVSGSFVFSELLKASSTADWLTYGKLRSSWAQVGSDTDPYQLLSTFSKATVNGSFGSTVFPFGSVAALMASSGIGNLNLMPEKTSSFEVGTELGFLDSRISADFSYYRNSSKNQILNIPIPNSTGFGTSLVNAGEIRNNGVELSLRGTVVKSTNITWELYGTYTKNNSMVVSLLPGVNQVSLGGFGGMTVTAAKGYAYGQFYAVTNQTDAEGRTIISPTTGRPINTTTAQYLGSYNPKYQASFGTNFKFKQINFGVLFDVKQGGKFSSRTKSITDFAGTAAETGGVRFGAIFPNSVYLDANGNSVVNTTYTYNKEDYFGNTIPGVNIIDASYVKVRSATLSYQFSKDQLRGTPFGVLVIGLYGNNLFLWAAKENKYADPEVNSAGSTNLQGFDFTAQPAVRNYGINLKVSF; this comes from the coding sequence ATGAAAAAACTATTACAAGGTTTGTTCATTTTGATGTTTATTGCGGGAGCTGCGATGGCACAAGATAGAACAATTACCGGTACAGTTACAGGAAAGGATGACGGGCTACCAATCCCGGGAATTTCTGTAAAAATCATAGGTACCACAATAGGTACCTCAACAGATGCAAATGGTAAATATGCTGTTAAACTTGCATCACAATCAGCTTCACTTGAATTTTCTTCTATTGGTTATTTAAAGCAAGTTATTGCTGTTGGTTCATCCAACGTGATAAATGTGGTATTGGTAACAGATGCAAAAGAACTGGGAGAGGTTGTTGTTACTGCTAATGCTATTGTGCGGGAAAAAAGAACCATAGGTTATTCTGCACCAACAGTTAAGAGTGATGAGTTGACTCAGGGTGGCAGTCCGAGCGCACTCAGCTCATTAGCAGGTAAAGTTGCTGGTGTGAACATCAGTTCTACTTCTGGTAGTCCCGGCAGTTCTGCCAGAGTTGTACTTCGTGGGGGATCTTCTATTTCTGGATCTAACCAGGCGTTGATAGTTGTTGATGGGATGCCTATTGACAATTCAAGTGTTATTGGTGGGTTAGCTGCAGCAGGTGGCGGGGCATCTCCACTGAGCAGTGTTGATTTTGGTAACAGAGGGAATGACCTTAATCCAGATGATATTGAGTCTGTGACTGTTTTGAAAGGTCCAGCTGCTGCTGCACTTTATGGCTCCCGTGCATCGAATGGAGCTTTGGTTATTACTACCAAATCGGGGACACAAAATGCCTCTAAGACGTCAATTACATTCAATTCTAATAACACGTTTTCTTCGGTTTTAAAGTTGCCGGAACTTCAACAGGAATATGGACAAGGAGATGGGGGAGTGTCTATTCTTAAAGAAAATGGAAGTTGGGGGCCAGCATTAACAGGCATTGTCCAGCCTTGGGGACAACAAATTGACGGTGTTCGTCAAATGAAACCTTTTTCTGCTGTTCCTAATAATATTCGCAATTTCTTTGAGACAGGCTATGCAGCAGATAATAACTTAAGCTTTTCTGGCGGCGGAGAAAAAACATCATTCTATTTAGGTCTTAGTTCCTTGAACTCTGATGGTATTTTTCCTGGCAACTATGATTATTATAATAAATATGGGGTAAGATTTAATGGTAAGACTGAGTTTAGCAATAAATTCTCAGCGGGTGTGTCGTTTAACTATAACAGGATAGATGCGAATGAAGTTGCTGGTGGTCAGGGAGGGTCTTCTGTTTATAATAATGTTCTCCAAACGCCAATAGATATTGATTTTCGATCTCTTAAGGATCTGAATAATAAATATAACGGTTATGGGATTACGACTGATGATGGGGTGTTTCACCCTAATAATTATGGTTATTATGGGGCTTATACCACGAATCCGTATTGGATCTTGCAAAACTATTCTAACTTAGATAATGTTAGCCGTGTCACAGGAAATTTCAATCTTGGCTATAAACCTTATAGCTGGTTAAATGTACAAGAAAGAGTTGGTATTGATACTTATAATGACAGACGCCGGATTTTAGCGCCTAAGTATAATTATTCTCCTATAGATACAACCCCTGCATACGCCGGTACCACCCCAAGAACCAATGTCGGTTCCTATGAAATTGATGAGTACAACGTGATGGAGCTGGCTCATGATTTAATGATTACTGCAACCTATAAATTTAACGATGATTTTTCAGGGTCTTTAATGATCGGGAATAACATACGTCAGAGATCTACGACCAGTATGAACTCAGCTACAAATGGCACAGGAGGTTTGGTAGTTCCTGGTTGGTATAATCTTTCCAACAGTAATGGACCGGTTAATATAGCCCTAGATAATCTAAGTAAAAGAAGATTGGTAGGTTTGTATGCGGATTTAAATTTAGCCTATAAAACCTATCTGTTCTTAGAAGCAACCGCCAGGAACGACTGGTCGTCTACATTGCCTGTTCAAAATAATTCATTCTTTTATCCAAGTGTAAGTGGATCATTTGTGTTTTCGGAGTTGCTAAAAGCTTCTTCTACTGCTGATTGGTTGACTTATGGTAAATTGAGATCTAGCTGGGCTCAAGTAGGTAGTGATACAGATCCGTATCAATTATTGTCTACTTTTTCTAAGGCAACGGTGAACGGAAGTTTTGGAAGCACGGTTTTTCCATTTGGAAGCGTAGCTGCATTAATGGCAAGCTCTGGAATTGGCAATCTAAATCTTATGCCGGAAAAAACTTCCTCTTTTGAGGTAGGTACAGAATTAGGTTTTCTGGATAGCAGAATTTCTGCAGATTTCAGTTATTATAGAAACAGTTCAAAAAATCAAATACTAAATATACCGATTCCGAACTCCACGGGTTTTGGTACAAGCCTTGTAAATGCAGGAGAGATACGAAATAATGGGGTTGAGTTGAGTTTAAGGGGAACTGTTGTTAAATCTACAAATATAACCTGGGAGCTTTACGGAACCTACACCAAAAACAACAGTATGGTAGTTTCTCTGCTGCCTGGTGTTAATCAAGTTAGCCTTGGTGGTTTTGGCGGGATGACTGTTACTGCTGCTAAAGGTTATGCTTATGGGCAATTCTATGCAGTTACCAATCAAACAGATGCAGAAGGAAGAACAATTATCAGTCCAACTACTGGTCGGCCAATTAATACAACCACGGCACAATATCTTGGATCATACAATCCAAAATATCAAGCTTCTTTTGGAACGAATTTCAAATTTAAGCAAATTAATTTCGGTGTTCTTTTTGATGTTAAACAAGGGGGTAAATTTTCTTCAAGAACAAAGAGCATAACCGATTTTGCTGGTACTGCAGCCGAGACAGGGGGCGTTAGATTTGGTGCAATTTTCCCGAACTCTGTTTATCTGGATGCAAATGGGAACAGTGTTGTAAATACAACCTATACCTATAATAAAGAGGACTATTTTGGAAACACGATTCCTGGTGTAAATATTATTGATGCATCTTATGTTAAGGTACGTTCGGCCACACTTTCTTATCAATTTAGTAAGGATCAGTTACGGGGTACACCGTTTGGCGTGCTAGTTATTGGGTTGTATGGTAATAACTTGTTCCTGTGGGCTGCAAAAGAAAATAAATATGCTGATCCAGAGGTAAACTCTGCAGGATCAACAAATCTTCAAGGATTTGATTTTACTGCCCAGCCAGCTGTTCGTAATTATGGTATCAACCTAAAAGTTTCATTTTAA